A single genomic interval of Pseudorca crassidens isolate mPseCra1 chromosome 19, mPseCra1.hap1, whole genome shotgun sequence harbors:
- the DUSP3 gene encoding dual specificity protein phosphatase 3 yields MSGPFELSVQDLNDLLSDGSGCYSLPSQPCNEVTPRIYVGNASVAQDIPKLQKLGITHVLNAAEGRSFMHVNTSANFYKDSGITYLGIKANDTQEFNLSAYFEKAADFIDQALAQKNGRVLVHCREGYSRSPTLVIAYLMMRQKMDVKSALSIVRQNREIGPNDGFLAQLCQLNDRLVKEGKLKL; encoded by the exons ATGTCGGGCCCGTTTGAGCTCTCGGTGCAGGATCTCAACGACCTGCTGTCGGACGGCAGCGGCTGCTACAGCCTCCCGAGCCAGCCCTGCAACGAGGTCACCCCCAGGATCTACGTGGGCAACGC GTCTGTGGCTCAAGACATCCCCAAGCTGCAGAAACTGGGCATCACCCATGTCCTGAATGCGGCCGAGGGCAGGTCCTTCATGCACGTCAATACCAGTGCCAACTTCTACAAGGACTCTGGCATCACCTACCTGGGCATCAAGGCCAACGACACACAGGAGTTCAACCTCAGCGCCTACTTTGAAAAGGCGGCAGACTTCATCGACCAGGCCCTGGCTCAGAAGAACG GCCGAGTGCTCGTCCACTGCCGTGAGGGTTACAGCCGCTCCCCGACTCTCGTCATCGCGTATCTCATGATGCGTCAGAAGATGGATGTCAAGTCTGCCCTGAGCATCGTCAGGCAGAACCGTGAGATCGGCCCCAACGATGGTTTCCTGGCCCAGCTCTGCCAGCTCAATGATAGACTAGTCAAGGAGGGGAAATTGAAACTCTAG
- the SOST gene encoding sclerostin, which produces MQLSLALCLVCLLVHAAFRVVEGQGWQAFKNDATEIIPELGEYPEPPPELNNKTMNRAENGGRPPHHPFETKDASEYSCRELHFTRYVTDGQCRSAKPVTELVCSGQCGPARLLPNAIGRGKWWRPSGPDFRCIPDRYRAQRVQLLCPGGAAPRARKVRLVASCKCKRLTRFHNQSELKDFGPEAARPQKGRKPRPRARDAKANRAELENAY; this is translated from the exons ATGCAGCTCTCTCTTGCCCTGTGTCTCGTCTGCCTGCTGGTACACGCAGCCTTCCGTGTGGTGGAGGGCCAGGGGTGGCAGGCCTTCAAGAATGATGCCACGGAAATCATCCCCGAGCTGGGCGAGTACCCCGAGCCTCCGCCAGAGCTGAACAACAAGACCATGAACCGGGCAGAAAACGGAGGGAGGCCTCCCCACCACCCCTTTGAGACCAAAG ACGCTTCCGAGTACAGCTGCCGCGAGCTGCACTTCACCCGCTACGTGACGGACGGGCAGTGCCGCAGCGCCAAGCCGGTCACCGAGCTAGTGTGCTCGGGCCAGTGTGGCCCGGCGCGCCTGCTCCCCAACGCCATCGGCCGCGGCAAGTGGTGGCGCCCGAGCGGGCCCGACTTCCGCTGCATCCCCGACCGCTACCGCGCGCAGCGGGTGCAGCTGCTGTGTCCCGGCGGCGCGGCACCGCGCGCGCGCAAGGTGCGCCTGGTGGCCTCGTGCAAATGCAAGCGCCTCACCCGCTTCCACAACCAGTCTGAGCTCAAGGACTTCGGGCCCGAGGCCGCCCGGCCACAGAAGGGCCGGAAGCCGCGGCCCCGCGCCCGGGACGCCAAAGCCAACCGGGCGGAGCTGGAGAACGCCTATTAG
- the CFAP97D1 gene encoding sperm axonemal maintenance protein CFAP97D1, which translates to MNNSPDYLAYPVIVSNHRQSTSFRRKLDFGHYLFHQNRLQIVKPTVDTKLPVVHTHHILKLSKLQGEQKKFDKIEYENKQLCQKIANAHRGPAKVDCWNEYFSKSLNRETRNRELVRITMENQGILKRLGDRKPHYDRRSLELDWQARGYSDIRTHAQSLRSE; encoded by the exons ATGAACAATTCCCCGGATTATCTAGCCTACCCTGTGATCGTCTCTAATCATAGACAGAGCACATCATTCAGGAGGAAACTGGACTTTGGCCACTACCTATTTCATCAGAATAGACTACAAATAG TGAAGCCTACTGTTGATACCAAGCTTCCAGTGGTACACACACATCACATTTTAAAACTGAGCAAACTACAG GGTGAACAGAAGAAATTCGACAAAATCGAATATGAAAACAAGCAACTGTGTCAGAAGATCGCCAACGCCCACCGCGGCCCCGCCAAGGTGGATTGCTGGAACGAATATTTCTCTAAGAG cttaAACAGAGAAACAAGGAACCGGGAGCTAGTGAGAATCACCATGGAAAACCAGGGCATTCTGAAGAGGCTTGGTGATCGCAAACCCCACTATGACCGCAGGTCGTTGGAGTTAGACTGGCAGGCACGTGGGTACTCTGATATTCGTACGCACGCACAGAGTTTGCGTTCAGAGTAG